The following DNA comes from Camelina sativa cultivar DH55 chromosome 14, Cs, whole genome shotgun sequence.
ACGAAACGCAACCGACattactcaaaaataaaaaaacaatacagggttttgttatgttttgcaTCCCTACTCTGCACTCTTtgactccttcttcttcgtgcTGTGGCCATCATCAGTCTCCTCGTCTCTTCCAGCTTTactccatcttcctcttctctttcttctttttctctgacTTGTCCTCTTCCATTAGCACTGATTTCAGTTGACCATTTCTAAGTTcaaatagaataaataaaaaaagaaccttATTGAAGTCGTATAATTTCAAATAACAAGCGGCGCGGTTGCTGTAAAGAGCGATCTTCTAGGGCTTGGGCTTAGCAACTGTAAGAGCCTCCGTATAGAAGAGAAGAGCCTCCTTGTACTTGCCGTCTCTGTAAGATGATGCCCTTTCTCCACCTTACTTGTAGGCGTCGTCGTCACCACCGATGCATATTCCGTCGGTAGATTTAATAAACTGCCGACAAGAGATTCAAgaaagagaaagggagagagagatccagAGAGGAAGACGGAGCAATCACTAATGGCGAAGTGAAgcgtaataataataatatataaatctcCTACTTCTTCGTTGATTCAATTTCAATGGCGAGTTGTATccgattaataataataattaacttttcCTTGTAGTATTTAAAACAACCTATGTCTCAACTTTTCTCTCATCTCACCACCTAAAACATCCGCTACAAAAATAAGATAAGTAACCATAGCGAAAGAGGGCTAAAAGTTTTGGTGAAAGCTTAAAGCTTGTCTTCGAAATCAGAGAGTGGAGTCATCTGTTCCTTCAAACCCTTCCTCTTCCTGGTATCAGCCACAAGCACTGAGGCCTGAGTTCCTGGCTCAAGAGGGTCAGACGACATCATTTCCCAATGATCAAAAACACACTGCGGGAATGCCTGTCCTGAGGTTGCTGCCCTAAGCTGAGCCGAGAATCCAAACGACTCCACAACAGGCAGGTACGCCTTGATGTTGTACAGTGGTGTCCCTGGCCTCTGCATCTCCTCAAAGACGTGTCCTCTCTTCTGATTCAGCACGCTGTAGATTCCTCCAAGAGCTCCCTCTGGTGCCTGGATCTCAACCATGTATACAGGCTCCAAAAGTCNNNNNNNNNNNNNNNNNNNNNNNNNNNNNNNNNNNNNNNNNNNNNNNNNNNNNNNNNNNNNNNNNNNNNNNNNNNNNNNNNNNNNNNNNNNNNNNNNNNNNNNNNNNNNNNNNNNNNNNNNNNNNNNNNNNNNNNNNNNNNNNNNNNNNNNNNNNNNNNNNNNNNNNNNNNNNNNNNNNNNNNNNNNNNNNNNNNNNNNNNNNNNNNNNNNNNNNNNNNNNNNNNNNNNNNNNNNNNNNNNNNNNNNNNNNNNNNNNNNNNNNNNNNNNNNNNNNNNNNNNNNNNNNNNNNNNNNNNNNNNNNNNNNNNNNNNNNNNNNNNNNNNNNNNNNNNNNNNNNNNNNNNNNNNNNNNNNNNNNNNNNNNNNNNNNNNNNNNNNNNNNNNNNNNNNNNNNNNNNNNNNNNNNNNNNNNNNNNNNNNNNNNNNNNNNNNNNNNNNNNNNNNNNNNNNNNNNNNNNNNNNNNNNNNNNNNNNNNNNNNNNNNNNNNNNNNNNNNNNNNNNNNNNNNNNNNNNNNNNNNNNNNNNNNNNNNNNNNNNNNNNNNNNNNNNNNNNNNNNNNNNNNNNNNNNNNNNNNNNNNNNNNNNNNNNNNNNNNNNNNNNNNNNNNNNNNNNNNNNNNNNNNNNNNNNNNNNNNNNNNNNNNNNNNNNNNNNNNNNNNNNNNNNNNNNNNNNNNNNNNNNNNNNNNNNNNNNNNNNNNNNNNNNNNNNNNNNNNNNNNNNNNNNNNNNNNNNNNNNNNNNNNNNNNNNNNNNNNNNNNNNNNNNNNNNNNNNNNNNNNNNNNNNNNNNNNNNNNNNNNNNNNNNNNNNNNNNNNNNNNNNNNNNNNNNNNNNNNNNNNNNNNNNNNNNNNNNNNNNNNNNNNNNNNNNNNNNNNNNNNNNNNNNNNNNNNNNNNNNNNNNNNNNNNNNNNNNNNNNNNNNNNNNNNNNNNNNNNNNNNNNNNNNNNNNNNNNNNNNNNNNNNNNNNNNNNNNNNNNNNNNNNNNNNNNNNNNNNNNNNNNNNNNNNNNNNNNNNNNNNNNNNNNNNNNNNNNNNNNNNNNNNNNNNNNNNNNNNNNNNNNNNNNNNNNNNNNNNNNNNNNNNNNNNNNNNNNNNNNNNNNNNNNNNNNNNNNNNNNNNNNNNNNNNNNNNNNNNNNNNNNNNNNNNNNNNNNNNNNNNNNNNNNNNNNNNNNNNNNNNNNNNNNNNNNNNNNNNNNNNNNNNNNNNNNNNNNNNNNNNNNNNNNNNNNNNNNNNNNNNNNNNNNNNNNNNNNNNNNNNNNNNNNNNNNNNNNNNNNNNNNNNNNNNNNNNNNNNNNNNNNNNNNNNNNNNNNNNNNNNNNNNNNNNNNNNNNNNNNNNNNNNNNNNNNNNNNNNNNNNNNNNNNNNNNNNNNNNNNNNNNNNNNNNNNNNNNNNNNNNNNNNNNNNNNNNNNNNNNNNNNNNNNNNNNNNNNNNNNNNNNNNNNNNNNNNNNNNNNNNNNNNNNNNNNNNNNNNNNNNNNNNNNNNNNNNNNNNNNNNNNNNNNNNNNNNNNNNNNNNNNNNNNNNNNNNNNNNNNNNNNNNNNNNNNNNNNNNNNNNNNNNNNNNNNNNNNNNNNNNNNNNNNNNNNNNNNNNNNNNNNNNNNNNNNNNNNNNNNNNNNNNNNNNNNNNNNNNNNNNNNNNNNNNNNNNNNNNNNNNNNNNNNNNNNNNNNNNNNNNNNNNNNNNNNNNNNNNNNNNNNNNNNNNNNNNNNNNNNNNNNNNNNNNNNNNNNNNNNNNNNNNNNNNNNNNNNNNNNNNNNNNNNNNNNNNNNNNNNNNNNNNNNNNNNNNNNNNNNNNNNNNNNNNNNNNNNNNNNNNNNNNNNNNNNNNNNNNNNNNNNNNNNNNNNNNNNNNNNNNNNNNNNNNNNNNNNNNNNNNNNNNNNNNNNNNNNNNNNNNNNNNNNNNNNNNNNNNNNNNNNNNNNNNNNNNNNNNNNNNNNNNNNNNNNNNNNNNNNNNNNNNNNNNNNNNNNNNNNNNNNNNNNNNNNNNNNNNNNNNNNNNNNNNNNNNNNNNNNNNNNNNNNNNNNNNNNNNNNNNNNNNNNNNNNNNNNNNNNNNNNNNNNNNNNNNNNNNNNNNNNNNNNNNNNNNNNNNNNNNNNNNNNNNNNNNNNNNNNNNNNNNNNNNNNNNNNNNNNNNNNNNNNNNNNNNNNNNNNNNNNNNNNNNNNNNNNNNNNNNNNNNNNNNNNNNNNNNNNNNNNNNNNNNNNNNNNNNNNNNNNNNNNNNNNNNNNNNNNNNNNNNNNNNNNNNNNNNNNNNNNNNNNNNNNaaaaaaaaaaaaaaaaaaaaaaaaaaaaaaaaaaaaaaaaaaaaaaaaaaaaaactgaaaattttcatCTAGCAAACCAGATCGAGAGGTAAAAAATCGAACAATACATAACAACAGACTTATCAAAACAAGCAAGTATCCGAGATGAATCATAGGTTTTGGTGAGACAATCAAAGGATATTAGCACAGATCTGCAGCAAGTCTCTGTCATCTAAACATCAAAACTACCAAACCAGATCGAGTTGTAAAATCGAACCTACAGACTTATCAAAACAAGCAACTACCGGAGATGAATCAAAGGTTTTGGTTAAACAATCAAACGAGATCTCCAGCAGTCATCTAAACACCAGAACGGAACAAAattgctaaaactaatcaagaCAACCACAAAAGCAAACATCTACATGGAAATCAAATCATCGGTACGAAACAACGAAGAAAAGATCGATGCGGCGACTAACCTTAATGGAGAAAGATGAAGactagtgagagagagagagagagaagagaggtgcAAGGAGACGGCGCCGAAAGCTTCCTATTATATATGCTCTATTCTCTCAATCAGGGTTTTAGCTCTAATGGGCCATATTGGGCCATTACTTATCACGCTAAATTAATCTTCATGAGCCCATGATTTGAGATTGCAAGGTAATGGATATTAAATCCCAGGCTTATAAATGAGTAATGCCCGACACGcggattttaaaatattataaattaaattaaatttaacaaaaaaaatattaaaatttgtcatttatatttcttttcttataatacagtgatttatatcaatttacaatgtttttgtatatgttattattagaagtagatttttttatacctaagtatattgtatattacaaatatattctttaccactacttaaaaaatatttatataaacaaattaagtcAACTACTACgtctatttattttcactttttcatagtttatttaatcactaaaattgttggttcaaaAAACTTCtcgaattaaaaatatattacataatatactaatcaatgatgtatcatcacaatagtgtatgaccaaccatggagagaacctcggctctgccctcctcctttATAGAAAGAatcttgtgtccaacctcctccaccatgaagagaATATTGGCTCTGCCTTCCTCACTTGtagagataaccttgcatgcgttgaacctcctccaccattgaGAGAACCTTCGCTTATTCttcctcatgtgtggagagaacatatTCACGTCTTTTAGTAATCTCAAAGTGGCATGCTCCggcaaccaatgaaagtaaaagctcttttccaacgtcacaaaatcttttgatagtaactaatgttaaattttccaatattttcgtggaagtgtcttttaTACATCATGATTTAGCCTTTGTCTCCAAGCTCTTATGGATATATTAAAAAcggtttatgtttttccaatctatctatctatgtttgttgtacgcttgtgtttgattagcttaTTTTATACCTACtctttatctccctttgggattgaatgaattgCAACATTTATGTTTGGAtaaaggtctatgaccaaccaataaaggttgagaaattagaagaaaattaatttgacataattagagaaataatagaaaattataatcatagtaatatatgaatctcaaatcaaagataaaaacataaaataaataaaaaaatctaaaaatactacaataaaatttaaaatacaatattagaaagAGTATATgcaatatattaatcttacattttttttgggtcaacatattaattttacctattccaaactgaagaaatttttggtttaaaaaaataagcaaaatttaccttcccattaaagaaattttaccaatagaacaaagtttaaattactgtttttgaataaattattttgttagatgtaAAATATGAGaagatctatgtttatatagaagtgagtatttacattttttagataTAGTAATtaactaggtagtaacccgtgctacagcacgagccaaaatgtttattataacttgaaattaataatactGTATGAGGTATTTTCAGATTATTCCGCAGTTTTCAAGCTATTACAAATTAGTATGTACTTACTCTGTTTCCATTTGATTTTAGTGAGCACGATATTGACTCTGGCACAGACTACCttacatgtttatatcattACCTCTGACCTCTATCCTCTCCTCCCGAGTATCGAATATATTCAGTACACATCCTACTGTATTAATTGTAGCCTTATGCTTTTGTTTCTataaatattattgtaaatatttataacctATATAATGAGTGTAATAAGTTATTcaaattctcatttaatttatatagatatataatatatagatggTAAAAATGTGGAAATAATATCAATGTagaatttgaaatataataaatatgtcgAATAAATTAAGTATCTCAAACACAATATgtctatataaaattaaacGAATTTGGTggagtaaataaataataaaattttagaaatttatttgatGGGTGAAAATGTAAAAGAAGACATGCATATAAAAAAAACGATGATCAAATAATGTAAACGACGAACAAagctataaattattaaaaaatggaaacaaagtaaaaatagAGTCTTACGAAGGTATGCATGAAGATGGatcaaatgttttggaaaacctCTTTGAAGACGACATTACTTGTGGAAGCCGATTACGAACAGTCCCTTCAGTGCAGCGAGTCAGAGTGGAGGCTAGGGTTGGAGCTTCTCCATGTCGTCGAGCATTATGCTCCCGCCAAATGGTATGTATGGCAGATTGAAACACATACCGCAGTACAAATAAGTGAATCCTTAGAGTGGAAAAGTCGAGAAGCAAAGATGCCAACGTTTCCCAATCCATGGTAAACTTGACGCCGAGAAACCCGTCAGCTAGAGCAGACCAAATGTGGGAGGAATAGGGGCAGGGGAAAAACAGGTGGTTCCTTGTTTCCCCCTGTCCCTGACAAAGGACACAATCACCATTCACAGCAGCATTCCATTGAACCAGTTTGTCTCCAGTGGAGAGCCTGTTCTGATAAGTAAGCCAAGTGATAAATGAGTATTTAGGGGTAGCGTGGGGGGAACCAAACCCTAACCGACCATTCACAATAATGACTTGTTTGCCGAATTAAACACCATATATCATATGAAGAGAATTTCCTCTTAAACGAGCCGTTTTTCTATTTCCATAGGGGACGATCACAACCCTGCGGTTGTATTGTTAGACGGAAGGAGTCAAGCACATCTTCAAGCTGGTTTAATAAATCAAATTGATGCCTACGCCTCCTATGCAGTGAAAGTGCTTCCGCGACAGTACTCTGCTGCAGAATTCCTATGTCAATACTACCACGATCCCCGAGTTTAGCAAACAACTGACCAAGAGGGCTCCAAACATCAAACCAGAAGGACGTCGCTTGACCCGTTTTCACCTCCACCTtatgaaaaattgaaacaacGTCACGGTACTTTAGAATTTTCCTCCACATCCATGATCCCCCAACACTACGCTCGTTTACTGACCAAAAGGAACCTGTGCGAATCAGGTTTTGCCTAACCCAACTAACCCACAGGGAGTTTCCAGCAGACACTAGATGCCAAATAAGCTTTAGAATGCAGACTGTGTTTGTATCATGCAGACGACGAAGCCCCAGACCGCCCTCACGCGTCGGTTTACACACATCAAGCCAAGAAATCTTTGCCTTTTTTGAATTAAATGCCGGACCAAACCACAAGAAAGCGGAGAAGAGGTTGTCAATCTCTTGAAGACACTTCTTCGGCAGACGAAAAGCAGAGAGCCAGAAGTTGGTAAGGCTTGAGAGCACTGATTTAATCAACTGGAGTCTACCCGCAAAGGAAAGGAAACGACCTGTCCAGGACGTTATACGTAAGCGAATTCACTCGATGAGTGGCAGATAATCAGTAGGGGTCATACATCGAGTTAGAAGGGGAAGCCCTAGGTATCGGACAGGGAGAAAACCAACTGCAAACGGAAAGTGGTGAAGAATGTCTTGTTGGTGTTGCGGTGAAGAACCAGCCATAAAAAGAGTTGATTTATCAAGGCTTATTTTGAGACCAGAGGCTGTTGCAAACCGATCAAAAACTGCTAAAGTTTCTTTGACAGAGCGAGAGCTACCATcagaaaaaattagaaattcaTCTGCAAAACAGAGATGGGTGAGACTCATTGTTTTGCGGCGAGGATGGTAGCCAATTTGTTGATTGATTTCGGCCTTGTCAAGCATAAGGGACAACACATTCATGCAGATGGCAAAAATATATGGAGATAAGGAACATCCCTGTCGCAGCCCTCTTGTGCTTTGAAAGTAACCGACTAACTCCCCATTTACCTGTACTGAGAACGAGGCTGAACCAATGCAAAGTTCAATCCAATGGATGAAGATGTCAGGAAGGTTGATGGCTTTGAGGATGTTTAGGAGGAAAGACCATTGAACTGAGTCAAAAGCTTTGGAGATATCAATTTTCATCATGCAACGAGGAGATATTGATTGCTTGTGATAATCTTTGACCAACTCCGAAGCAAGCAGCAAATTTTCCATCTTAAGTTGGTCCTTGATAAACGCAGACTGATTTGGAGCAATGAATGAGGGCAAAATAACCTTCAATCGATTAGCAATGATCTTGGAGACTATCTTATATAACACGTTGCAGCATGAAATGAGACGATAGTCCTTCATCTCCTTTGAATCAGTCTTTTTTGGGATTAAGGCTAGGATTGTTGAATTAACACCTTTGGGGAGGAACCCTTTGAGAAAGAAGGATTGAACAACGACTACAAAGTCATCCCTTACAATCGGCCATGCTTGCTTGAAAAATTCCACAGTGTAGCCATCCGGTCCCGGGGATTTACCCACTGGCATCTTAAAAAGTGTTTGACGTATCTCATCCGCCGAAACCAATTTTAGTAGCCCCTCTTGATCTGTACTTGAACATCGAAATGCCATCAACTCCTGTAACTGGTCAACACTAGTGCCCCCCGTAATCTGAGGGTGTATGTGTTAGAAACTCCTCAAAAAATCTCACCGCCTCTGATTTTATTTCAGGTTGAGTTTTAACAGTAGATCCATCATAACAGAGTATCTCCCTAATGGCATTGAGAGCTTGTCGAGACTTTACAGCATTGTGGAAGAATTTGTTGTTCTTGTCACCAACCAATAACCAGTGCAATTTGGATCGTTGTTTCAGAAACTTCTCCTCCATTAACCAAGATACGATCCAACTTCTTGCAGACTAGCCCTTCATCCCTCTTATTTTCCCATGTAAATAGAGGACCATGAAAACTTATATCTGTTAAAGAGCAGTGACGCACCACATCCTGAAAATCTCTCATTCCACCTGTGACAGAGGGAGACTGCTCATAGTTGGAATGTTCTTCACCATCAAGGGTTTCATTGAAATCCCCCACTATTATCCAAGGTTTGTTAACGAACAAAGGAGAATCAAAATGATGCTTAAGATCCTCCCATAGCTCCTTTCTTTCATCAGCCAGATTGTAAGCATACACGAAAGACACAAAAAACTCCATAGTATCCCCAGGCATAAGAACTGAGCAGGTAATAACCTGACCACTCTTAAAAACCGGGGTAACTCGCACATCCTCCTTCCACACAACCCAAATTCTCCCAAGATTATTAAACGCATAATTAGTAAGCGAAGACCAACCTCAGAATACTGATGAGATAATCCCAGAGGCCTTAAGTTCCTGGACTCGTGTTTCAAGTAGACATCCAAACTTTAAGGATTCAGCTTGCACCCATTTGTAACGCCCACGTCCCGCGATCCTAAAGGGGGGCAGTTGTTTTAAGGTAATCGATAGCTAtatgagcttaagtagctaagctactagctcaaatAGCTAGAATACGAGCTGGATGAGCTGAACAAGCTCGATGAACAAGTTAGCTCAGCTGCGGACAACTCTGGACAGCTATAGGCCAGCTGTGGACAGCTATGAACCAGCTGTGGCCAGCTACGGACATCTTGGCCAGCTAGTATCAGCTCGTCCAGCTAGTATTAACTCGTCCAGCTAACGGTCAGCTAGTTTCAGCTCAACCAGCTAGCATCTAGCTAGTGTTAGCTAGACCAGCTGGATAGTGGTGGACAGTGTCCAGGCTAGCTGGGGAGCTTGTGGACGGTCATGGGGCAGCATGACCAAACAGGCATGACCGAACGGGCATGGCCGGACAGGCACGGACGGACAGGCACGTCCGAACATGCACGAATGAAGGGCCTTGACGGACATGTGTCTTTTGGGGCCTAAACTTCGGCCAAGgcactataaatagagggcaaggCCTTCATTTCaacacaccatcatccttcCAACGTCCATCtaagcctaagaagaaaagggggtgcggctcggcgagtttACTCGTCCATACTGATGtgcatgctacctctctatcgaaggtacgatgagacgagcgacggGTCGACAATAGGGCCGAACCGATCATAGGATAAGCGGTGGTTCGGCGATGGAGCTGAACCGATCGTAGGATGATCGACGGTTCGATCACAGAGTCGGACCGATCGAATGGTCATCGACGATCCACGTCAATGGACGGATCGACCGAGAGTTGACCGGTGATtcaatcgctagtcggatcgggcGATTAAAGGATCGACTATACGAGTTGTAGGTTGGATTGATTGGTCAGGTGGTCGACAAGTCAGTCGAAAGTATCGGCCCAGGTGTATGTTCGATcggcgattcgattatggggtgGGATCGTTGATCAGACCTGGCTTTGATACCAAGATCGACGAGCTGATCGGGATATCAATGGTATGACCGATGGGTCATTTTAACGGTACATCCGATACCGAGCTTCAGGTACACGAGTGGTTCGGGAAGCCGTTAGAGCAACCGTTCACCGTGCACTGAAAGGACTATATATCCCCATCCCTAATATGTGCAAGCCAGTGGGGtcggttggttgtatggctaagcaaAAAAGGATGGGTCAAGGGTAAAGTTATATTCTGCTGCGTAAAGGGGTCTACGAAGCAAGGCCACGAGCCAAAGCTTAGTGACCGAATCAAAGGATATTCGGCCTAGAATGGGGCCGAAtggaagccgtgaccgcggacgctgggacgtccgggtcggggtctttcaccATTCCCTAACAATAGaatgtttttttgatttgtCAAAACCACGCATATTCCAGGAGAAACCAAACATTAACGACGCGGTTTGGAGTTCTTCTTGCTTGATATGCCAGGAGGAAAACTCTTGGCTTGCTGAGAAGAGGACTCTGAAGCAGGCTTATTGAAAAGCTTGGATTGTCGAGGTAAGGAAACTCGAACGGCTGACTCCACTGCAGGATCTGATTTAACCTTAACTACATTTGCAGATGTTCCTGTGGGAGGAGCCAACTCTCGAGGATCAACCGTGTCCTTTGCCAGTTTGCCAACATCCTCCAAAGTTGTGTCCCCAGTGTCTTGCAGAACAGAGTATCGAGATGACCCGATAATAGTTTGGTTAACAACAGACGAACTACGAACTTTTGCAGCACTTTTACAACCCTTCCCTGGAGAGACAACTGACCAACCCACTGCATCCTCCTCCAACTATTTATATGTTTGTCCCTCACCTTCTGGAATTGCATGAGTTGCAGTCGGCAGAACCGGAGGTGGAACCTCCAACTCGAGAGCCTTAGATGGAGAAACAATCTCACCCTCCTCAACAACCACTGCATAATCCTTTGTTGGGGACACTTGTGCAGTCAAAGAACTATCATCGGAATGCCCCCACATTTGACAACGGGAGCATCGCGGCGGAAGCCATGGGTAGAGAAACTCCACAACTGAAACCGAAACGTGCTTGGCAAGGTTCTTGTGAGATTAACTTCCACAAAGACTTTAGCCTCATCAAATTTAGTAATTTACTACAGAGCTCTGTATCCGGGTGTAGCCTAATAGGGTTACCTATGGGACTAGTCAAGAAACCAAGACCTTcctaggaaaaaaaagaatgaggcACATTTTTCATAGTGACCCACAAGGGCATTAAGGTAATCACCGGCTCCGCATCATAGGGACCCCCGCAA
Coding sequences within:
- the LOC104744192 gene encoding elongation factor 2-like, which gives rise to LEPVYMVEIQAPEGALGGIYSVLNQKRGHVFEEMQRPGTPLYNIKAYLPVVESFGFSAQLRAATSGQAFPQCVFDHWEMMSSDPLEPGTQASVLVADTRKRKGLKEQMTPLSDFEDKL